A genomic region of Desulfurella sp. contains the following coding sequences:
- a CDS encoding cytochrome c biogenesis protein CcdA, which produces MYFSAFFGGLLSFISPCILPLIPIYISYISGVTVKELKDSKDKNVYKKAILNSIAFVLGFSIIFTLMGTSASYIGTIIVTNKILLAKISGILIIISGILYVFKIDFIYKFLRINVEVKSVNLFTSFLVGIFFAFGWSPCVGPILSSILVIAANTASLSKGAMLLFIYSLGLGIPFILASIFMGFFVNSFNFLKTNLITYVMSIFLVSIGLYMFVNGRLPSF; this is translated from the coding sequence ATGTATTTTAGCGCATTTTTTGGCGGACTTCTGTCTTTTATTAGCCCATGTATTTTACCATTGATACCGATTTATATATCATATATATCGGGCGTAACCGTAAAAGAGCTTAAGGATTCAAAAGATAAAAATGTTTACAAAAAAGCAATTTTAAACTCAATAGCTTTTGTTTTAGGTTTTAGTATAATTTTTACCCTTATGGGTACAAGTGCAAGCTATATAGGAACAATAATAGTAACAAATAAAATTTTACTTGCTAAAATTTCTGGCATTTTAATAATAATATCTGGAATTTTGTATGTTTTTAAAATAGATTTTATTTATAAATTTTTACGCATTAATGTTGAAGTAAAAAGTGTAAATCTATTTACTTCATTTTTGGTTGGTATTTTCTTTGCTTTTGGGTGGAGTCCATGCGTTGGACCAATTTTATCATCTATACTTGTAATTGCAGCTAACACTGCAAGTTTATCAAAAGGCGCAATGTTGCTTTTTATATACTCGCTTGGACTTGGAATACCATTTATACTGGCATCTATATTTATGGGCTTTTTTGTTAACTCATTTAACTTTTTGAAAACAAATTTGATTACATATGTTATGAGTATTTTTTTAGTATCAATAGGGCTTTATATGTTTGTAAACGGTAGATTACCAAGTTTTTGA
- a CDS encoding MinD/ParA family protein translates to MNDQAKRLRELVDTNKKNQKVIAISSGKGGVGKTSIVANMAVALSNINKKVILFDGDLGLANVDIVLGVKTNYSIIDVINKSKKLEEIIVSYNQNLKIIPAGSGIEEISNATESDLKEVVDELNELSVESDVLLIDTGAGISKKVMTLLKNAIDIIIVATPEPTSIADAYATIKILTLNYKRKDIKMFINMAKDKQEAQNVFNNMNNICEKFLNTKLEMASYSIFDKNLPNSIKSQKPIIQYNPDSSFSISIKRLINYFFSQNIKLIDNPIKMFFNNLFGRV, encoded by the coding sequence ATGAACGATCAAGCTAAAAGGTTAAGAGAATTGGTCGATACAAACAAGAAAAACCAGAAAGTTATAGCAATTTCAAGTGGCAAAGGTGGTGTAGGAAAAACCAGCATTGTTGCAAATATGGCTGTAGCATTAAGCAATATTAATAAAAAAGTTATATTATTTGATGGAGATCTAGGATTAGCTAATGTAGATATTGTATTAGGAGTCAAAACAAATTATAGTATAATTGATGTGATAAACAAATCAAAAAAACTAGAGGAAATTATTGTTAGCTATAACCAAAACTTAAAAATTATACCTGCAGGCAGCGGTATTGAAGAAATTTCCAATGCTACGGAAAGTGATTTAAAAGAAGTGGTAGACGAGCTTAATGAGTTATCTGTTGAGTCAGATGTTTTATTGATTGATACTGGTGCTGGTATATCAAAAAAAGTTATGACGCTTCTTAAAAATGCTATTGATATAATTATTGTGGCAACACCTGAGCCAACATCAATAGCCGATGCTTATGCAACAATTAAAATATTGACTTTAAATTACAAGCGAAAAGACATTAAAATGTTTATAAATATGGCAAAAGACAAACAAGAAGCACAAAATGTTTTTAATAATATGAACAATATTTGCGAAAAATTTTTAAATACAAAATTGGAAATGGCAAGTTACTCTATTTTTGATAAAAACTTGCCAAATTCAATTAAAAGCCAAAAACCGATTATTCAATACAACCCTGACTCTAGTTTTTCTATTTCTATCAAAAGATTGATAAATTACTTTTTTTCTCAAAACATTAAACTTATTGACAATCCAATAAAAATGTTTTTTAATAATCTTTTTGGGAGGGTGTGA